One window from the genome of Streptomyces sp. WZ-12 encodes:
- a CDS encoding DUF4118 domain-containing protein: MVRYLTRAQTALAAALLLPPAVSAVLLPFRNWMSNTNAALVLVVVVVAVAVLGHRLAGALAALSAAVWFDFFLTRPYEQFAITKSADIVTAVLLLAVGVAVSQLAAHTRELKVIAITDDDYLAQIHHTARLVETAAGPDMVVDHVRRQLVGLLGLSGCRFEYGTLIGHPPRLLEDGSIAWGRRHWDADRDGLPEDEPVELRVSHGGHFHGRFMLQAAPGSAPPLGARLVAVTLADQVGAAFEAVGPTAR, translated from the coding sequence ATGGTGCGCTACCTCACCCGCGCCCAGACGGCCCTGGCCGCCGCGCTCCTGCTTCCACCGGCAGTCAGCGCGGTACTGCTGCCGTTCCGCAACTGGATGTCCAACACCAACGCGGCCCTGGTACTGGTCGTCGTCGTGGTGGCCGTCGCCGTCCTCGGCCACCGGCTCGCCGGTGCGCTCGCCGCGCTGTCGGCCGCGGTGTGGTTCGACTTCTTCCTCACCCGGCCCTACGAACAGTTCGCCATCACCAAGTCCGCCGACATCGTCACCGCCGTGCTCCTGCTCGCCGTCGGCGTCGCCGTATCCCAACTCGCCGCCCACACCCGGGAACTGAAGGTCATCGCCATCACCGACGACGACTACCTGGCGCAGATCCACCACACCGCCCGGCTCGTGGAGACCGCCGCGGGTCCGGACATGGTCGTCGACCACGTGCGGCGGCAACTGGTGGGGCTACTGGGGCTGAGCGGCTGCCGCTTCGAGTACGGCACGCTCATCGGACACCCACCGCGGCTGCTGGAGGACGGCTCGATCGCCTGGGGGCGCCGCCACTGGGACGCCGACCGGGACGGGCTGCCCGAGGACGAGCCGGTCGAGCTGCGGGTGAGCCACGGCGGGCACTTCCACGGCCGGTTCATGCTGCAAGCGGCCCCGGGCTCCGCACCGCCGCTCGGCGCCCGGCTGGTCGCGGTGACGCTGGCCGACCAGGTAGGGGCGGCCTTCGAAGCCGTTGGCCCTACCGCCCGTTGA
- the kdpC gene encoding potassium-transporting ATPase subunit KdpC — translation MARTAVPAVLRHHLAALRMLLVLTVVTGIGYPLLITGIAQVGLADRANGSLLTAHGRPVASRLIGQNFGLPTATSGRAALPDPAWFQPRPSAGGYDPGNSGASNLGPTNPKLTRLILARRGAVAAFDGVPAAAVPADAVTGSGSGLDPAISPAYAYQQVRRVAQARRLSPVRVRRLVERRLHGRTLGFLGQPYVNVVELNRDLAAAVPVGRAGLNGR, via the coding sequence ATGGCGCGCACCGCCGTTCCCGCCGTACTGCGCCACCACCTGGCGGCCCTGCGGATGCTGCTCGTGCTGACCGTGGTGACCGGCATCGGCTACCCGCTCCTCATCACCGGCATCGCCCAGGTCGGGCTCGCCGACCGGGCCAACGGCTCGCTGCTGACGGCGCACGGCCGGCCGGTGGCCTCGCGGCTGATCGGCCAGAACTTCGGGCTGCCCACGGCCACTTCGGGCCGCGCCGCGCTCCCTGATCCCGCCTGGTTCCAACCACGCCCCTCGGCTGGTGGCTACGACCCCGGCAACTCCGGGGCCAGCAACCTCGGTCCGACCAACCCCAAGTTGACCAGGTTGATCCTGGCCCGCCGCGGCGCGGTCGCCGCCTTCGACGGCGTGCCGGCGGCCGCGGTCCCGGCGGACGCGGTCACCGGCAGCGGCTCCGGCCTGGACCCGGCGATCTCCCCGGCATACGCCTACCAGCAGGTCCGGCGCGTCGCCCAGGCCCGCCGGCTCTCCCCCGTGCGGGTCCGCCGCCTGGTCGAACGCCGGCTGCACGGGCGCACGCTGGGCTTCCTGGGGCAGCCCTACGTCAATGTCGTCGAGCTGAACCGGGACCTGGCCGCCGCGGTCCCCGTCGGCCGGGCGGGCCTCAACGGGCGGTAG